Part of the Nitrospinota bacterium genome, AAGGGGGAGCCCTCCGGCGCGGTGAAAGAGTACGTCGATTTCGCGCTTGGCGATGAGGGACAGAAGATACTCGCATCGATAAAGCATATTCCGCTGAAGCAGGCGCGGTAACCCCGCCGCCGGTTTTTTCCGCAATGCGCGGGCCACCGCACAACGGCCCGCGCATTTTCCCTTCCCCTTGCCGGATGTCCGCCGGATGATTTCACGAAGTATGTGCGATAATCGGAACCGCACATACACAACAACAGGGAGAACAATCGTGAAAAAAAAGGCTTTGGTGACGGGCGCCAGTGAAGGTATCGGGTATGTATTCGCAAAGCGGTTGGCCGCCGAGGGCTACGAGGTTACGGCGGTTGCCCGGAATGAAGACAAGCTGAAAAAGCTGGTGGAAGAAATAGGCGGCGGCCATTCGTATATTGCGGCCGACCTTACAACCGAAGCCGGCCAGGATGCAATCATTCAGGCCATTTCAGCGCGGCATTATGACTTGTTGGTGAACAATGCGGGGATAGCCGCCATGGGCAAGTTCACCGATATTCCCCTTAAAAGGCATGTCGATGTCTTAACGCTCAACTGCGAAACGGTGGTGAAACTTTCGTACGCGTACTTGAAAACGGCCACGGCGGGGGATGTCTTGATAAATGTTTCTTCGGCCCTTGCCTTCATGCCGATGCCGGTCATTGGGCTGTATTCCGCGACCAAGGCGTTTGTAACCTCTTTTTCCGAGTCGTTGTGGTTCGAGCAGAAATCGCGCGGCGTGTATGTGATGGGGCTGTGCCCCGGGATAACTTCGACGAACTTTAATGAAAACTCCGGCGGCGGAAAGGCGGACACCCCCAAGCTGATGACGCAAACGTCCGAACAGGTGGTGGACAACGCATTGCAAGCGCTTAAATCCCGCAAAAAACCGACTGTTATATCGGGCCTGGTAAACAATATTTTCGCGTTCATATCCCGGCTTATGTCCCGAAAGGCGATTGCCTCCATGATGGGGCAAATGGGGGCCAAGCAGTAAGCGGGGAATACAAAGGCGGCCGCCCCTTTAACGGCCGGGCGGGATATAAACCGGCCGGGACAAATCTAAAAAAATTTTAAAAATATGGTTGACATATCATATAGGATAGATATAATCCCA contains:
- a CDS encoding SDR family NAD(P)-dependent oxidoreductase yields the protein MCDNRNRTYTTTGRTIVKKKALVTGASEGIGYVFAKRLAAEGYEVTAVARNEDKLKKLVEEIGGGHSYIAADLTTEAGQDAIIQAISARHYDLLVNNAGIAAMGKFTDIPLKRHVDVLTLNCETVVKLSYAYLKTATAGDVLINVSSALAFMPMPVIGLYSATKAFVTSFSESLWFEQKSRGVYVMGLCPGITSTNFNENSGGGKADTPKLMTQTSEQVVDNALQALKSRKKPTVISGLVNNIFAFISRLMSRKAIASMMGQMGAKQ